TTGTTTGGTAAATGCCAAGTGTGTGGTCCTGCGTCTTAAGATATGGTACCcataagatataactttattgatcccacgccggggaaatgaccttgttacagacagcaatagTAGCAAGAATAAAgagacatagaaaaagaacaaatagacaataaaaaggaataCATAACCTTTACTGAATTGCCTGGTGTAGTTCTGTAGTTATGTCTGAGGTATGTCTGTGGTCTCccatgtttttaaaatcagttaaaatcTGTAAATCATCTAGTGTTAACTTGgcaaaaatgactgaatttagactattttaataatcgattatcaaaatagtcaCAGAGTCGCATTCTGTGGCTCTGTGACTAATCATCAGCactacaaccctgactccatAAAAGTTGAGACGCATTTAAGaacataaatgaaacaactgaaactgaaaactgtccaaagacaacatatttaatgtttcacctcatcagcttcattgatttttttaaatatctgcttattctgaatttgatgcagcaacacgtttcaaaaaagttgggacaggagcaataaaagactgggaaagatgtggaacgctccaaaaacacctgtttggatcattccacaggtaaacaggttgattggtaacaggtgatagcatcatgattgggtatgaaaggagcatcctggaaaggctcagtggttcacagcgaggatggagagaggttcaacactttgtggacacgtgattgtataaaggagattactgcatggactcaggaacactttgtaaaactgttgtcaggaaacacagttaatttgcaaatggCTTAATTCTGTcctatttatattttacacagcgtcccaactggGTTGcacatttctccctctccctcacatCTGTGCGCCCTCTCTATACATCCACATCACACACTCTAACACAGGCTGTGGTGCTCACTCTGAACTCATGCTGTTAGAAAGCCAATTGTCTCTCCATGCCGTTCTCATGCCCCAGGCAAGGTTAGCGAGGGAGCAGCAGAcaacagaaagtgtgtgtggtggtgctgTCAGCCATTTGTCATCAAAGATTACTTTGGCCATCAGATCAGCTGCTTTTTGTTGCGCTCTCTTTGTCTTTAGCCTCCCTTTCTTCcattgtagtttttgttttccacGCCCTCTGCAACTGTTCACTTTCAGATGTAAAGACAGTGGAGAAGCTGGTTagtgaaaggaggaagagggaggagggagaggaagggggtAAGGAGGGTGGGTAGAGGTGGGGGATGGTGGCCTTACAAAGGGTGAGGGAGCCACTTCAGTCCTGATGAGCAAGAGGGGAGAATGGGCAGGAGGGGGGTGGAGGATCAGCCCACAGGGGGGGCAGTGAGACAATCAGCACAAGGAGAACCATTCTCCCACTCAGCTGGAACAAAAGGTCCTtgccagtatgtgtgtgtgtgtgtgtgcgtgtgtgtgtgtgtgtgtgtgtgtgtgttaatgtatcCCAGAAGAGTCGGTGGGATCAGAAACCTCCCCAGAGAGTTggggagtgttttttgtttgtgaagtAGGTTTAGGGATGCATTGCCATTACCTTTGCCAAGTTACAGTTGATTtctctagtgtgtgtgtgtgtgtggctctgtctGATCCATGCCTATTGGCTGCCACATTGACACagtgctgtgttgtttgtcagaAAAGGCAGACGGGGAGCCAGCAGTGGTGGAGAGTAACCAGATATTACATAGTGCTTGTAAACAAGCTCTGTACTTACTCTAAGTATGGAAGCTACGTGCACTAATGCCTTAAACTTCATGCTTCTCATATTTTCTACAACTGCACTAAATTTCAGAGGGCATTACATCCTTACATACTACTTGCTTTGCAGATAAAGGTTTCAAACTACCTATTTGTACATAGAACGCTACTGTGAATATAATAACATAGTTCTACTCAAAGCTGCATTCATCATTCTTTGGCCACTTGGGTTCAGTGGAACAagttgaaaacacaacattgacatattaaTTAACGTTGTCatggctaatgtgttagcaagCAGTTGAttatttgcacatccagcagacgcAAAGCAACGTTATCATCCCACTGGATTGTTTGTAGTCACCTGATGACTGTAAGGCTAATggtcactctccttttagctccgaTTTggtctcctcctgctcctgagaaaaacatctggctcctcagctgctgattaggagctttgtctgtctgttggtgaGAGCTGAGTTTGAgttgaaaaaccaaaacaatctgtgcagctttaaatgatcATTTAGGTTCATTTCAACTGGGAATTGCAACGGAAAGCAAAGCATAACTGCGTTATGATTTCTCAAACATAAATCCCAGTTATCAGATCGACTTAACTGTGACAAACCATACTCGTGCTTTCCATGTGCAGCCTTCCAGGTGCGTTCACATTTACATCATGTTGTGTTACTACTTTTACTCTACCAGggtctgtctttctcctctgatGCACAAAGAGGTTGAAGAGGGAGAAGCAGACAGGCAGGTTAAGGATTACTGGTCAGTGTAATTTCCTTCATCTGTTTTGGTTCCTGCAGGGAGGGCTTTTGGAGACATTAACtcaaagtctgtctgtctggggctgcagagaacagagatgAAGGGATTTCCACTAATacctttatttcttctttatcTTCCTGCCTTGTGTTCTAACTAAATCATTTTCCTGCCTTTCTCTTATCCTAACATCTTTATCATCTTTCTGTCTTATTCATTGTTTtgccttccctccctccacctttctCCATGTGTTATTCTCTGTTCCTCTGCCTGCCTCTAGCTAGTCTTTATTATCATTCCTCTGGTGATTCCATTGGTGAATAGAGGGACTTTTTCTTGTCCTTTGGGGGGGAAAGTAATTTGTATTCTTCCCCTCTCTTCGTACTTTCTCGTCTCTCCCAGTTccctttcctccccctctctcgaTTTTTTCTGCACAATAAGAAGTGATGGTACACGAGGCCAGGTTTGTgaatcctccctccctccctcccacaaTGGTCACCTTCAAAAAGACCTTGCCATATGGACCAGGCCATCTGGACTGTACCATGTTACAGGCAGCAAGGGAGGGAGTGGAAGCCCAGTCGGAGGGAAATTAAGGGAAAAACTCTGACCGAGCAGCTGAACACTCTCAAAAGCTTTGACACTTAGTCCATCCTTAGTTCATAAAGAGGTCCGGTGTTAAACTTGTGTGGTCTCGAGGGAAGGCTCAGTAATAGGAGTCCTTAATAATTCAGAGAGGATATTCAACACTGGCCCcaccattaaacaaacaaacacaacacactctTCCAACCCAGGCTGCTGCTTAGTTTACATGTGATGGTAACGACAGCATAATTTACCTGCTCCAGTGTTGCACCAACAATACAAGAATCTATCATTTATGTGAAACTGAatgtctcctccctctgtctctctatttTAGGGATCGAGCTTTGTTTGCCAGGCTGGCGTTTCTCCATGACCATGGTGGCCAGTTTTGTGATGGTGGGTGGGCAGCTACTGATGCCAGGGGTGGCCGCTCTCTGCCGCAATTGGCCAGACCGGGATGACTGGCAAGTCCTGCAAATTGTCATAATCAGCCCTTTCGTTCTGATGCTGCCGTACGTCTGGTGAGTCCCACCCTCTGAGGAATTCCACAGCAGGGGGGGGGGTCAGATTCTTCTCACACTGAGCCAGGCAATGGCTTGTACagtgcacactgcacacacagtacTGAGCACACTCTGCTGCTACTAACAAACAGTCCTCTCTTTCTCCAATCGTTTGTCATCTTCCCTCCTTCTGTTCCTTCTTCTTGCCTTCGCAACATATTCTGTTCTCATCCTTCTTTGTCTGCTCTCTCCACGTCCTTCCCATCGCTCTcgttctccctctctgcaggatTTTTCCCGAGTCGTTGCGCTGGTTGCTGGCCACCCAGCACTACAGGCGGTCCAAAGCCATGATGCTGTGCATTGCCAGGAAGAACCAGGTTGACATGACAACTGAGCCGAGTGGAGTTCTTACAGGTGAGGAAGATTTCGGGGGGACATTAAAGAAGATGAATAAGCCAAAATCCACCTTGCTATCAATTTACACTTCATTTTGTttgattcatttcattattatcatttcataATTCACATTATAATGCAGATTATTTTAATTCATCATCTATGTTATGTTGCAACTGCTTCTTGgtgtgatgaaatgaacatgCAACGAACGCAAAGACACTGACTCACATACAAAGACTCAGCCGTCTCCTTTTCATGTGACAAACATGTTCAAGCAGGAGCATTTCCCAACTCTTTTCTGTATATGATGAAATGCAATTGcaatcagacagacacatacagcaCGTGCTCCATCAGAtcaacaaacaattattttgatTACAGTTTAATGTGTCTATTacttttgtgtttaattaaaaataaaatagtgaaaactgCCCATCTCAGTTTCTTAGAGCCTAATATCACATCTTCAAATCTCCAATCCACAGAAGAAAACCCAACaacattcagtttacaatgaagCTAGGCAGTAAGCGATCACATTTACTAATTAATTGCCTTGCAGCTGTGCAGTCCTTAAAGAAGTAATGTGTTGGCGATTTTCTTCCATTAGATCGCTCCTCTCTGTGCCACCGACACCTCTTCCTTGATTCATTGTTCCTGCCTCACCCAGTGGCCAGGCAGACAGATAGATGATAAGAGCGAGCAAAGGGAAGCGCTATGTCTACCTGAAGTCCCCACAGCACATTACCTCGTCTGTGCTATAGGTCCCTTAGCGGCCGGTCTGTCATTACCCTCTGAAATGAAGGGTCTCAAGGTGTGCGTTTCATGTTTCCTACCAGAactggagcaggagctgcacAAGAAACCCCAGAGGACCTGCATTGTCAAGATGATGAGCACCAGGAACCTGTGGAAAAACATTGTGGTGCTGTGTGTCAACTCGTAAGTGTGTCGTGTTTGTGGCTGGGCTCATACAGCTCCTTGTTGAATTAAAGACAAGATCCGTTGTGTTGAGAGAGCATGAATTATGCATGAGCTCACCCCCCAGAGAGAAATGCAGACATGTCTGTGAGTGTAAAGCTCACTTGCCCCATGGCAGACGCATGTCTCAGGTGCTACCTCCCTGCCCACTGCCTTACTGTTcgtttgtgtgttgtttgtgcagGCTGACGGGTTATGGGATCCACCACTGCTTCGCCCGCAGCATGATGGACCCGGAGGCCCAGCCCACTGCTCTGTGCCATGCAGACTATTACACCATGGCTGGCATTGCTGTGGCAACCTGCCTGGCGCTTTGTCCCGCGGTGGGGTTGATGGGTCGACGAGGAGGGCTGCTCACTTTCATGATCATAACGGCCCTGGCATCGCTACTACAGCTGGGATTACTCAACTGTGAGTAATTACACGGAGAAATACATGGGAGGAATAGTTGACTGCTTGTAAAATCCTGCAACTCTTACTTATTAATGCTGcacctgtcaagctttgcatGCTAGAGTTCTCACATGTCCAAAGACTGGCCATGCATTCTTTGCTGTTCGACCATACCTGGTCTCTGCATCCCAGTCCAGGTTTGCAGCCCTCACCATGCTACACAGGACCCCACCAAGCCTGTAACTGCTAGCATAAGCTGTCACCACAGTGGGCCTGGTAGCATCATAGAAGGATATGGCAGGTGCAGATGTTAAGGCAGACTTCAGTCTCCGGAAGGCAGTCTGCTGTGCAGGTGTCCACAGCTGTtccaccttcaccttcagcagTTTGTAGAGTGGTTGTCCAACTGTAGGCATGTAGCTCACCATTCCAAGGAACTTGCTTCAGAGCTCTGATTTGTTTTGAGGTTGTGAAAATGTTCTACTTCAGCCACTTTGTCTGGGTCAGGTGTCACACCACCCTCATCAAAGAATAGCCATAGGAATCAACTCTGCCGCTGTTTGAACTTAGATTTAGCTCTGTTCAATATGAAGCCAGCTATCTCAGTCACTTTCAGTACCTGCTCCAGATGTCTATCATGGATCTGATCGGTTTCTATATGAAGTAGGATGTCATCCATATAGACATCTGTTCCTTCCAGCCCCGTGCTTCTTCTTTATCCCAGAAGGATAGGAAGGCATATTTCagaaaaagagggatgaaagggGTTATATTGGGGATATTGTTGTGCAGAGGAATCTAGGAAAATCCACTGGTGTCGTCTAATGATGTGCACACTTGTGGATAGCGCATGTTTTTCCCATTGCACTGAATGATTTAGTTTCCTCCAGTCTTCACAGCACCAAAcctcttttctgtttaatacCAGGACCATAGTGGCACGCCGCTATGTGGGCTGTGTAACCTTCTCAAAAATGCCCTTCTCTTCCAAAAGATGCAGCTCTTTCTTTACTAGAGGTGGAAATAGCAGTGGTACACGTCTAGCAGTGTGCACTGTGTATGGTTGAGTGTCTTCCCTCAGAGTTATTTTAACAGGTTCAGCCTTTAACAGGTGGCTGATTCTGAACACAGTGTTGACATGCCCcacacacttcacttcacttcactggtGACTGAGCAAACTGCTGCTGTCCTTTaatcacatgcacagaaaatgtGTATTCTTTGcatctgtaggcagtatcaGCTCTTAGCCCTGCATATCTGAGCCTGCCCCCTGAGCCAACTAAAGGTGTGTCTACAGGACTCAGTTTTATAGGCTTCAAGGAGACTTTGACATCTTGATCTGTTCGGGTACCTGCGCCTCTTCTGACTCCATGTAATGTCTGCTTGACATCAGACTAAGAAAGACACTCAGAAAACTCAGAACATCCTGcactgtttaatgtgctgctctGCCAAAAACATTGGTCCTTCCTGACTGTTTGCTAACATCGCCTAAGTTTTGCGAGATGTGCACTGATACTGTCAGGTACTAATGCCATTGGAAATTCCTTTTATCACAGTaattctataaaaaaaaaacacacttggGTAAGACACACAAATGAGATCAGCATATGTATCTCAAGCCAGTAGCGTGACAGAGCTGCTAAGGTAAGCCTAACCGCTGATATAATGGTAGCATCATGCAGAACTGACTGACAGTGAATTTGTCAGTCCTGAAAAAGCATTTTACTAATATAACTACACTTCCTGATGTTATGCTATCCATTGGTCTTGGATGCATGCTAGAAGTGAGGCATGccaacatttacatttagctTACAGCTGATGATTGCacttatccatccatccatctatccctTATACCTTTGGTTTTGAGTTTTTTTATATTGAAAGAGCAGGGAAAAACCCTCAAAACTGTTTGTACGGTGGATTTTTAAAGTCTCGTTCTTACTAGTGCCCTGTGCGTTTTGCCGTCCCAGCATGCTGAGCTACTCCAAAGCTTTGATAGACCCTCTGTCTATTATTGTGTGTTTGCCTGGGGATAGGtttattaaaagttaaaaaaatcaGTCCAGAAAGTTATGAACAAACATCTTGGGCACACACTGCAATACAGAAAGTTGAAATTCTACAGTAAACTGAGTGGTACTTGCACATTTGCATGACATCCCCGTGTCATTAAAACAGGAGGGACTGCAGTTAAACTCTCAGTCTAATTGAAGTCTCCCCTCATTCTTCCATTTTTGACCTACATATGCAGTACAGAAGTCATTATTTCAGGCTTCTTGGTAAACTATTCAGAGTTTTCTCGAAGGGCTCTTTTGTTATGCTTGCTTGGAGTCTTGCTTTCCctttctgctttttaatgacatattgtcctctcttcttctctccaatGCTCGCAAATGGAATCCAGTGATTGGGAAGTATAGCCTTCGCCATGACACAGGTACACCTATTTGTGTTATACCACCGATTTGTGATGTAAAATTACTCACAAAAATATTCTATTGAACTGAGGATTAGGCAATTGTATACTGTTTTATAAtgtgattttaaggtcctcGTGTCATATTTATATAAGCACTCTAATGTGCGCCCCTGGTTTAATGTTAAACGAGCTGTTGTTAGTGTTTCATGTTCAATGTTTGTGGTTACATTTTCTCGTCCTCCTTTGCACAGTTTTGCGAGACACTCTGAACAGGAAGTTCTCGGTGGCCTTCTCCATCATCGGCATGTTCTCCTCTCACGCAGTCAGCACTCTCAGCATATTCTTTTGTGCTGAAATCACTCCGACTGTCATCAGGTGAGCCTGGATGGTCAACATCTCTGCAACCTTTTCATTACATCCATAGATAAAGTAGCTGATGAAGCGATCTTCaggctgtgtctgaaatcacttcCTATTTACCATCTATTGTAGTTCTATTTACTACCATTTTATCTGAGTGGTCAAAATACAAGTTTAAAATTTGCACACTTGCAGAGTGTTCAAAATTGTctgattaattttctctttaaaaatcTCTTTAATCTCTTTATTGAGTTTAACTGACAGTGATTCTAAAGTCACAGTttgcatgtgtaaatgtgtattttaatgttagCACAAAATGATAAAGTGCATTTATTCCATGTGGTgtaactgcaaaaacaacacactttGACAGTTACTGTATAGACCATTCTGTATATTATTACAATGTACGGAATGTTTGGGCTCAGCTCTTACTCTAATGTTGCTTATTGGCTCCATCTTGTGGTGCAGTTTTGACTTACAGGTGAGTATAGACTTGAGGCCCATTAAGGGTTCAGTATGCTTCAAATGAACCAATGGAACTAATGAAGTGGCGTCCAAAGTTGTCTGTAAGCAAAAGTGTTTATACCTTATACCTTTATTCATGgtgttgcattcatttttacacCCAAAAAGTAGTAGAAGTACTTGtaagaagaatgaaaaaagaaaacttaagATGTTCCCACCTGGCCAGTCACTGAGTAGATGTGAGTGTTGGTTCATTTGAAGCATACTGATGCCTTAAAAGCTCCTGCAGTTGTAGCAGTTTGGTTCATGCCAGACTAACTTGATAATGGATCTACTAcatttcatctctctctgcacagGGGTGGAGGGCTGGGCCTGGTCCTGGCCAGCGCCGGCTTTGGCATGCTCACTGCACCCATCATGGAGCTCCACAACCAAAAGGGCTACTTCCTACATCACGTGATCTTCGCCTGCTGCACCCTGCTGTGCATCAtctgcctgttgctgctgcccGAGCCGCGGGGCCAGCCCCTGCCGGAGAGCCTGGCTGACGGAGAGACCTTCACCCGTCAGACTCTGCTCCATCCAGGAGAGCAGCACCTCCTTCTCGCCAAGAGTGACGGGGACTACTCCCGCGTCCACGACACGCCGTTGCACCTCTCAGCCACTGGGGGCGCTACAGTGGCAGTAGCAACCGCTCTGGCAGCGGTACCTGCCTCATACGCCCTGGCCACTGGTGGGGAGGTAATTGGAAATCGTGCCATAGCCAATGGGGTGTGAGCATCATAGCAATAGTCACTACTGTGCTAGTAATTGCTCAAGCATTAACCAGACTGAATGGTGATTGAACttttaagggaaaaaaagaatctTTCGGATGAACCAGATGAACTCGTGTGACGGTGAGGTTTGAGATGGTGACGATAGTAAATTTGTGTAGTTTGTAGTGACGATGATTCATTCAAGAGTTGCCAAAAAATATTGTACTGGACTAAGTTTATCTGAAGTCAATGTGTGTTAAATAATATGAAAGTCTTCAGTGGCATTGGTGATTTTCTTGCACTGCCGTCTGCTCTGTGGAGAATGACTTACAGGCTGAAAGACGCAGACGCAGGCAAGTGAAGAGACAAAGTAGAGCAGACTAGCTTTCAATAATATGTGCTCTGTGAGTTTTCTGTTTGTAGTTTTGACTCGT
This DNA window, taken from Chelmon rostratus isolate fCheRos1 chromosome 4, fCheRos1.pri, whole genome shotgun sequence, encodes the following:
- the LOC121605525 gene encoding solute carrier family 22 member 23, which codes for MAAGRPDAQDHPPENGFTPLEHPVPRLLPHIDGSVLPSLGGFGKHQKQLVVLTWIPALFIGFSQFSDYFLLAQPNGTCVQPLATQSNWTAASPPVTVPGGAPALQLKDNGTGDGYGDGSGMLCACKEWRLELHTGLSQNVVTKWNLVCDSAWKVHIAKFSLLVGSIFGYLVMGVMADWFGRHPVLILSVLFMLVFGLSVAFSVNVTMFSTLRFFEGFCLAGLALSLYVLRIELCLPGWRFSMTMVASFVMVGGQLLMPGVAALCRNWPDRDDWQVLQIVIISPFVLMLPYVWIFPESLRWLLATQHYRRSKAMMLCIARKNQVDMTTEPSGVLTELEQELHKKPQRTCIVKMMSTRNLWKNIVVLCVNSLTGYGIHHCFARSMMDPEAQPTALCHADYYTMAGIAVATCLALCPAVGLMGRRGGLLTFMIITALASLLQLGLLNLIGKYSLRHDTVLRDTLNRKFSVAFSIIGMFSSHAVSTLSIFFCAEITPTVIRGGGLGLVLASAGFGMLTAPIMELHNQKGYFLHHVIFACCTLLCIICLLLLPEPRGQPLPESLADGETFTRQTLLHPGEQHLLLAKSDGDYSRVHDTPLHLSATGGATVAVATALAAVPASYALATGGEVIGNRAIANGV